From one Flavobacterium kingsejongi genomic stretch:
- the dapA gene encoding 4-hydroxy-tetrahydrodipicolinate synthase, which produces MQSLVGTGVALVTPFKKDLSVDTAALAAIVNYVIDGGVEYLVVLGTTGEPATLTKEEKETVIATIIEANKGRLPLVLGVGGNNTMEVVAELKTRDLSAFAAILSVSPYYNKPTQEGIYQHFKAIAEASPVPVILYNVPGRTASNMLPATVVRLANDFKNIVAIKEAAGDIVQAMRLIQDKPKDFLVISGDDMVALPMVLAGGSGVISVIGEGFPKEFSQMIRLGLERKVDEAYALHYKIADSIDMIFEQGNPGGIKEIFKSLQLSENTVRLPLVNVNEDLASRIDAFVKKIIN; this is translated from the coding sequence ATGCAATCATTAGTTGGTACCGGAGTTGCACTTGTAACCCCATTTAAAAAAGATTTATCGGTAGATACAGCAGCTTTAGCGGCTATTGTTAATTATGTAATCGATGGCGGTGTAGAATATCTTGTCGTGCTGGGAACTACAGGAGAACCTGCAACGTTGACTAAAGAGGAAAAAGAAACTGTAATCGCAACGATCATTGAAGCGAATAAAGGCCGATTACCTTTAGTTTTGGGAGTGGGAGGCAATAATACAATGGAAGTTGTAGCCGAATTAAAAACACGTGACCTGTCTGCTTTTGCAGCTATTTTATCGGTTTCACCGTATTATAACAAACCAACACAAGAAGGAATTTACCAACATTTCAAAGCTATAGCGGAAGCTTCGCCGGTTCCGGTTATCTTGTATAACGTTCCCGGAAGGACGGCAAGCAATATGTTGCCTGCTACAGTAGTGCGTCTTGCAAATGATTTTAAGAATATCGTTGCCATAAAAGAGGCGGCTGGAGATATTGTACAGGCCATGAGGCTGATACAGGATAAACCGAAAGATTTCCTGGTAATTTCAGGAGATGATATGGTGGCACTTCCAATGGTTTTGGCAGGTGGTTCCGGGGTGATTTCAGTAATCGGAGAAGGCTTTCCAAAAGAATTTTCTCAAATGATTCGTTTGGGGCTGGAGCGTAAGGTAGATGAGGCCTATGCATTGCATTATAAAATTGCAGACAGTATTGATATGATTTTTGAACAGGGAAATCCAGGAGGAATCAAAGAAATATTTAAATCATTACAACTATCGGAAAACACAGTCCGATTGCCTTTAGTAAATGTTAACGAAGATTTAGCATCCCGAATTGATGCCTTTGTGAAGAAAATAATAAATTAG
- a CDS encoding DUF6913 domain-containing protein: MFLNFLKNFSIKKNVKKSLSDTVPNHADRKIHTVGLLIDETHFIEKEALIKKITDRGIALNQVQIVVYREKKRKSDVYLYPTFTRKDIGWKGKNKNESVAAFIAQEFDMLISYYDTEKAPLLYVTNASIARFKVGFSTVDKRLNHFMIHSNVENYKVFTEELFKYLKILNKI; the protein is encoded by the coding sequence ATGTTTTTAAATTTCCTGAAGAACTTTTCGATAAAAAAAAACGTTAAGAAAAGTTTATCCGATACCGTTCCTAACCATGCTGATCGTAAGATTCATACTGTTGGATTGCTGATTGATGAAACACATTTTATCGAAAAAGAAGCCTTGATTAAAAAGATAACCGATCGTGGAATTGCCCTGAATCAGGTTCAGATTGTGGTCTATCGCGAGAAAAAACGAAAAAGCGACGTGTATTTGTACCCAACATTCACCAGAAAAGACATTGGGTGGAAGGGGAAAAATAAGAACGAATCCGTTGCGGCTTTTATAGCGCAGGAATTCGATATGCTAATCAGTTATTACGATACGGAAAAAGCTCCTTTACTATATGTGACCAATGCTTCAATAGCCCGTTTTAAAGTTGGATTCTCTACTGTTGATAAGCGGCTTAATCATTTTATGATTCATTCGAATGTAGAGAATTATAAGGTTTTTACAGAGGAATTATTCAAATATCTAAAAATACTTAATAAAATATAA
- a CDS encoding 5'-nucleotidase C-terminal domain-containing protein: MTNLINYKVFKKQFVIFLTLGVLLSCAPKHEYITRIEGKKIGIDQSYTPVDSIEKFIRPYREHIEQDLDNVLSYAPVTFDKSKGEWQTTIGNLQSDITLAKANKVFQLREHKSVDICLLNHGGIRSTIPKGNITTRTAFEIMPFENNLFVVALKGAQIAEMVEYLIKAKTPHPLSGMSFAIDKNNQPKNILVQGQPLELEKTYYVATNDYLYNGGDSMFFFKKAIKSYDLDYKLRNVLIDYFKETDTLPVPTNARIIKE, from the coding sequence ATGACAAATCTAATAAACTACAAAGTTTTTAAAAAACAATTTGTTATATTTTTAACTCTGGGCGTTCTTTTATCCTGCGCTCCAAAACACGAATACATTACCCGAATTGAGGGAAAAAAGATCGGGATCGACCAAAGCTATACTCCCGTAGATTCCATCGAAAAATTCATTCGCCCGTACCGGGAACATATTGAACAGGATCTTGACAATGTATTATCCTACGCCCCGGTTACCTTTGACAAATCAAAAGGAGAATGGCAAACCACAATAGGCAATCTACAATCGGATATTACCCTTGCCAAAGCCAATAAGGTATTCCAGCTAAGGGAACACAAATCTGTTGATATCTGCCTTTTGAATCATGGCGGAATCCGATCCACCATCCCTAAAGGGAATATCACCACCCGTACTGCTTTTGAAATTATGCCTTTTGAAAACAATCTCTTTGTCGTCGCACTCAAAGGAGCTCAAATCGCAGAAATGGTAGAATACCTGATTAAAGCTAAAACACCACACCCTTTATCCGGGATGAGTTTTGCAATCGACAAAAATAACCAGCCTAAAAATATCCTGGTACAGGGACAACCACTTGAACTCGAAAAAACCTATTATGTAGCCACTAATGATTATTTGTACAATGGTGGTGACAGCATGTTTTTTTTCAAAAAAGCCATCAAATCCTATGACCTGGATTATAAATTACGAAATGTACTCATTGATTATTTCAAAGAAACCGATACCCTACCAGTACCGACCAATGCCCGAATCATCAAAGAATAA